The Desulfatibacillum aliphaticivorans DSM 15576 genome has a segment encoding these proteins:
- a CDS encoding Fur family transcriptional regulator: MEISFRETNERMARFEKAISEAGVKKTIQRLEIFREIASSVDHPDVETVYERVRERLPTVSLDTVYRTMWMLLDLGLISTLGASRDRTRFDANMENHHHFVCSRCGLTRDFYSEELDGIKIPESVKDFGSINRAHLEVVGICKQCAAKPNPIAQKEDTS; this comes from the coding sequence ATGGAGATATCGTTCAGGGAAACAAATGAACGAATGGCCCGTTTTGAAAAAGCCATCAGCGAGGCCGGGGTCAAAAAAACCATCCAGCGGTTGGAGATTTTCCGGGAGATTGCTTCGTCCGTTGATCACCCGGATGTCGAAACGGTTTATGAGCGAGTGCGCGAACGCCTTCCGACGGTGTCGCTGGATACGGTGTACAGGACCATGTGGATGCTTCTTGATTTGGGTTTGATCTCCACCCTTGGAGCATCCCGGGACAGGACCCGGTTTGACGCCAACATGGAAAACCACCATCATTTTGTTTGTTCCCGTTGCGGTTTGACGCGGGATTTTTACAGCGAGGAGTTGGATGGGATAAAGATCCCCGAATCCGTCAAAGACTTTGGTTCCATAAACAGAGCCCATTTGGAAGTCGTTGGAATATGCAAGCAATGCGCAGCCAAGCCTAACCCTATAGCCCAAAAGGAGGACACGTCATGA